CGGAGCCATCTCAGGCGCGGCTTTCGCCATCCGACGCGAATTATTTGAGCGGCTCGGCGGGTTCGATGAAGATATGTTTCTTTATATGGAAGATATTGATTTATCGCTAAGGGCAAGATTGACCGGTTGGCAAACCTATTACACACCCGATTGCACGATTTTTCACGACTACGAACTGCGAGTCACGCCCTTGAAAGTTTTCTGGCAGGAGCGCAATCGTTACTTGATGCTACTGAAAATTTTCAAGTGGCGCACCTTAATCTTGCTTTTGCCTGTGTATCTTCTTGCCGAAATGATTACCTGGAGTTTTGTGTTCATTCATGACCGTCAGCATTTGATGAACAAACTGAATGCCTACGGTTGGGTCATCAGAAACTGGTCAACAATCCTGGGCAAACGCGCGACGACCCAGTCGCTAAGAGCGGTTACGGATCGCGAACTCTTAAAGGCGATGACCGATCAGTTGGATTTTGGACAAGCCTCCAGCGGAATTGTCGCGAGACTTGCGAAGCTTATCTTTACTCCCATTTTTTACCTGCTCAGAAAATTTATTTTAGCCATTGTCTGGTGGTAAATGATTAGTAGCTTTTCCAGGAAGTCGCTTTTTTAAGGCGGAATCTCATAAATCGAAAATCTCCCGGAAGGGGATTCATATAACAGATTGAGATGATCAAATCTTGCGCGAGTTTGAACCTCGCCCATCGCCAGAACATAACGCGCCCCCAGGGTTTTCAAAATCGGCAGATGCGGCGACAGCTTAACCACAACCGCATCATCTTGCGTACTGTTGAATCGGGTTCCCTGATTGGGTTCGCCATATTCAAGTTGCACCAGGGCAAAGCGATTGTATTGCGGTTGATAAATACCCGAGGGGTCGAACTTGCGCCATAAAGCCAACTGTGGGGGCCAGTGTTCGCCCGAGAGCGAGCGACCGCCAAGAAGCGTCACCAGGATGCCCGGATGAACGCCGCCATAACATAACCACAGAGGACGGTCGCTGGATTGCTGGTTGAGGCGCACGATTTGTTCGGCAAGTTCGGAGTGATAGAGGTGGTTCAGGTTGGTTGCCAGCGGATTGAATCGTGAGGTCGTGGCGATTAAAATCACACCGAGTACGGCGCAAAAAATCAGTTGTCTGCCATTTAATAAACAATATGACAAAACCCCTGCGATGAATGAAACCAAACCAATAGCCGCAACCGGCAGAAAATTTTCGGTGAGCTTATTTAACGAATATCCGTGGGCGATAAACAACAGGATAACCATTAGGCTTACGACCCAGGGCATCAGTTTTTCCCACGGACTGAACTCGGCAAGCCGCGCTCTGGCAGTAAACGCCAGCACCTGCATACATAAAAAGATTGACGCCAGTCCGATGACGATGTCGGCGCGGTAAGGCGGCACGTAACTCAAAAAAGTCAACCTGGCGATGATTTCCGGTAAACCGATAAACAGGAAAAAGAGCATCGTGAGCAGAAACCCGACCATCAACCAACCGATAATGCCCACACCTTTGCGTAATCGCCTGGAGAGCGCCAAGCCCAAAAAAACAACCGGAAAAAGATAATAAAAAGAAGATGACTCGGTCTGATTTAAGAGCGCCTGCGGCGCACCGTAAATGGTTATCAGATTGTACAAGCCTTTAAACAGCAGGGCAAAAGTATAGTCGCCTCCCAAAGAGACACGCCGCCCCGGATAAACCGTTGCCGACATCACTTTCATATCCGGCAAACAGGTATAAAGAAAAGCCCCGATGATTAAACCGGCTACAGCAGTAGCTCCCAGTAAAGCAAAAAGCCGGGGTTTGTAATTCGATTTAAAGGAAAGGTCAAGCCGGTCGCGGATAAACAGTCCGGCAAAAACAAAGAGAAACAGATAACCCAGAGACACCTGCCAGGGGGGATATAAAATCATCACGAATCCGGCAAAGCTGAGACCCAGAAGCAGGGCGCAGGTGATGAGGGTCGAACGTTTCTCTGTACGAAACAGATGATAGGCGGTTAAACATGCCAGGGCGATAAAAAACGTCAGATGCGCAGGCCATAAAGACCAGCAGACCACATAAGCCGAAGCGCAAAACCAGAAGGCTCCGAAAGCCGCCAGTTTTTTATTCCCCTGCAAGAGAATTTCAAATAGCAGGTAAAGCGCCGTGTAGCAGGCAAAGATTTGAAACCACCAGTACCAGGCGAGTCCGCGTTGCGCGCCAAAGATGAAATATCCCCAGGTCGCCGGTCTCGCAAGCGTCGCAATATGCAAAACCGGCGCGTGTTGACTGAGCAGCATATTCTGCCCGTTGCCGATGTTGGTATTGATAACCGGAAATTTTGGCTTGTGAGATAACTGACTGAGCGCCAGCGGTGTGGCAATGACCAATTCATCCCAACGAATCCAACGCGCCCGCGCCATCAACCAATCGCGTTTGGAATCGGATTCGCCATCTGTAATGGTTGAGGGTTGCGGATGCCAGAGGAGATAGCCATTGTAAGGGGTTTCCGGTGCCCACCAATCGGCGGTCACCCCGGTTGATGACCCGTGAATTCCCCACAAAACGAGGAGCAGAAAAAATGCCCACAAGCCTAATAATGCCCTGGTTCGCGCGTTGAGAGACATTACCGCTTTAAAAAAAAATTGCCTGTCCATATTCACTAAAGATTAATTTGAGATTTAATAAAGACCCGCACGCATTTAACCTCAGCAAAGGTTCCGGATGATCTGCATAAGCCTCGCGAACCGGTTTTATCGTCAACGGTCTTTATGGAAAATCACTGTGCCACTTATCAAAGGTGGCTTCCCAGGGGAAATTCAATTTGGTTTAGCGAACCGTCTTTTTCCGTAAACCAATTGATGGTTTCATCAATTGGTTTTCGATGCCACTTAAACGAATCTCTAACAGCCGATCAAATTGGCATCATCCTTTTGCCGATTTGAGGTTGTTGAAAAAAGCGCCCCGACAATCAAAAAATAGCTCATCGTAAAGCAAGCGAAATCCCGCTTTATTTGGGGGTTTCATTGATATCCAGAACGATGGCTTGCAAAAGCAGTTGGAAACCGAGAATCAATGGCAACAACGCCAACATAATCGTTCCGGTAGGCGTCAAACGATTGGTTAGCATGGTTTCAACCCACAAATACAATCCGAAAACCGTGCCCCAGGCAAATAGCAACAGCCCCAGGAATAAAAAGAGCGCAATCGGCGAAAAATCTCTTAAAACATATTTTTGATACACCCGATAGAAAAACCGCCTGATTAACAGAAAGGGAAACGTCAAACCTATCTTGAATGGGTTGAGGTCGGATACCTCTTCGCCATAGTGCGCCGGGATGGCAACGTCGATGACCCGTTTCCTGAAAAAGTTCAGGTGAACCAACATATCATTTTCAAAGAAGAAGCGTTGATGAACCGCATCAAGGTTTATCGTTCGCAGGGCTTCCGCTTTAATCGCCGTATAGCCGTTTTGCGGGTCGAATACCTGCCAGTAACCGGAAGCCAGTTTGGTTAAAAACGTGAGCGCCACATTACCTAAAAGCCTGTGTTTCGGCATAAAGGTCAAAGACTCGGCAAACAGGAAGCGATTGCCTTTGGCGTAATCGTAATTCTGTTCGATTAGCGGATCGAGTAAGATAGGCAGATACTCAGGTGGCATCTGTCCATCGCCGTCCATCTTAACGATGATGGCGCATTGAAGCTCAACCGCTTTGCGATAGCCGGTGATGGTCGCGCCGCCGACGCCTTGATTCTCTGACGATTGCAAAACCATCAAGCGTTGATCTGCGATAGCCTTTGCGGCTTCATAAGTGTCATCCTTGCTGGCGTCATCAACGACGATGATATGGTCAACAAAATCCGGCAGGCTGCGGATGACCTGACCAATATAATGCGCTTCGTTATAGGCGGGGATGACGATGGCAATACGATGGTCTTTATACATTTCCCGATGAGTAACTCTTTAATTTGTTCGGGCAGCAAATGCCTCTTTAGATTAAGTGACGGACAGTTAATCGAGGATTAACTGAATTCCCAAATGTACGATTCAAAGGCTTACGGATTTGCCTCAGCGCCATCACCCATAGCAACGGCGCATTCCCACTAGCGAAAATTTCGTCCTGCTATTATCCGATGGTCTTGTTGACTTGGCAACTGCGCAGCGCGAAACCCGCCTTTCTTTACAAGCCCCGGCAAAGCTGGTAATTTTTTTTGGCTTATTTCAGAAGTAATTAAAGGTTTAAAATGCAGTCCAAACCCAAGCGTATCGGAATTTTTGTTATCGCTTATAATGCGGTCAACAAACTTGACTGGACGCTGGATCGAATCCCCAAAGAGGTGTGGAATAAAGTCGAAGAGGTCTTTCTATTCGACGATTGCTCTACCGATAACACCTATTACGCGGCGATTGGCTACAAGCAAGCCAGACAACTCGATAAACTCACCGTCCACCGCAACGCGCAAAACCTGCGTTACGGCGGCAATCAAAAAGCCGGATATCAATATGCCATTGCGCGCGGTCTGGACATCGTCGTGATGCTGCACGCCGATGGACAATACGCGCCGGAAGTTTTAAATAATTTGCTCGAACCGCTGGAAACCGATGATGCCGATATGGTTTTCGGTTCGCGCATGGCAGCCGGTGGCGACCCGCTTGCCGGTGGCATGCCGCTTTATAAATTTGTCGGCAATAAAATTTTGACCTTTTTTGAAAATCGCATCGTCGGCATGAATTTATCGGAATTTCATTCCGGTTACCGGCTCTACAGTTGCGAGGCGCTCAAGCGCATTCCCTTCATGCTCAATTCCAACGAATGGCATTTTGATACTGACATTTTGATTCAGTTCAAAGAAGCCGGTTTGCGTATCGCCGAACGCCCCATCCCGACTTACTACGGCGATGAAATCTGTTACGTCAATGGCATGGGCTATGCGTTCAACTGTATCAAATCGGCGCTCAAATATCGCTTTCACAAAGCCGGAATGCTGCACGAGCCGAAATACGATATTGCCAAAGACCGCTACGTTTATAAAAGCGTTGACCCTTATAGCAGCCACGCGCAAATCATCAAATGGGTCGAGCAGACGCGCCCGGCTGAAGTTTTAGAGATTGGCACGGCGACCGGTTATCTGAGCGCCGAGATGACCAAGCTCGGCTGCCGGGTCACAGGCATCGAGCAGGATGCGCAGATGGCAGAACTTGCCGCCGAGCATTGCGACAACCTGCTGGTTGGGGATGTTGAGACGATGGATTTCAGCGACCTCGAAAGTTATGATGCCATCATTTTCGGCGACGTGTTGGAACATTTGCGCGACCCGCGCGCGGTGCTCGAAAAATTGAGCGGCAAGCTCAAACCGGGCGGCAAAATTTTAATGTCTCTACCCAACATCGCGAACATCTGGGTCAGGCTGAACCTGCTTTTCGGGCACTTCAATTATCGTTCGGTTGGCATTCTCAATGAATCGCACCTGCGATTTTTCACCTGGAAAACCGCCAAACAACTGGTTGCCGATTCGGGATTGGATATTGTCACGACCAGTGTGACCCCGATTCCGCTTCCCATTCTGTTACCGGTTACCAGCAAAGGAAGGGGTTTCAGTTTTCTTCACCTGCTGAACTGGGGCGTCACCAAACTCCGAAAGACACTTTTCGGGTATCAATTTATTCTCATTTGTCAGCCGAAGTCCTGAATCGTTCGGCGCGCCTGAAACAAATTGGAAATTATGCAGAGCGAGGTAAGCATGGAGGAAAGCTCTGAACTTACGAGTCCGGCTTCAATTCAAATTCAACGAATATTCAAACGCATTCCTTTTAACTGGCTTCTGGTGATGGTGCTGCTCGTTGTCGGCACCGTCATCGTTGCGCCGTTTTACTTTTCCCGCACTGCGCCGGGGGGAAACAATCAACCGGTCAGGGTCGTGCCCAACACCCACGATATGGCGCAACACCTGGCAATTATGGAGCAGTTCGATAAAGTGCTTCGCTCAGGGACGCTCTACCCGCGCTGGTTGCCCGATGTCAATAACGGCTATGGGCTTGCCTGGACGAATTTTTATTCACCGGCGTTCTATTACTCAACCTCGGTTGTCAATGCCGCGTTGAATAATTGGCTCGATTCAATATTGGTCATTTCGGTGTTGAGCTTTCTGGCATCGGGCTTTGCTTTTTATATTCTGGCGCGTCAGTTTTACGGGCAAGTCGCAAGCGCCACAGCCGCGCTGTTTTATCTGATTTTGCCCTATCACACCATTGACCTTTACTGGCGCGGCGCATTGCCGGAACTGCAAGGCTTCATATTGGTGCCGTTGATTACCTATTTCGCCTATAAAGCAGGCAGTCGCGGCAAGCTACAGGACTATGCCGGGCTGGGACTGTGTCAGGGGATTTATTACATGACCCACTTTCCCGTAGCTTACCTGATGACCTACACCATCGCTTTTTATGGACTCATCTGGGCAATCAGTAAACGGGATTGGCGAATCACCTTTCGCATCGCGCTGGGGATGTTCCTGGCTTTGATTTTGAGCGCCATTTACTGGCTACCGGCGGTCGTCGAATCACGATACGTTCAGGAACATTTCACCACTATTTTTCCTTATCATAACAGCTATATCACTCTGCTTCCGGCTGCCGACCGATTCGGTGAGCTGATCAACCAGTGCTTTGCGGTTCAGGCGCTCGCCTTGCTTATTGCGATTGCCATTTTGCGATTCGTCGCGCCTCGCGCCAGTCAATCAATCAGTCAAGCAACGCGGGAGTTTGAAACATCCGGTCAGTTTCAAACCCGCTTATGGGTCATTGTGGGCGTGGCGACAACCTTCATGGTGACTTCGCTTTCCATTTACCTCTCGAAGCTGATTCCCAAAATCGAAGCGGTCTCTTTCGCCATGCGCTGGATGGTGATTACCAGTTTTTTCACGGCGCTCGTCGTCTGTGCAGCGATTGACCGATTGTGTAAGCATCGGGATTTTGCAATCGTAACATTATGGGCAGGACGCATCGCTGTAGTGTTGGTCATCGGGTTGAATCTCTGGATTACCACGCGCCACATCATCAGAGAAGCGGTATTGCACCAACCGCTTCAGCCGCCTTTAATTCACTATGAACCGGCGTTTATTCCCAAAGGCGCGACCAATCCGCGAGAATTACCTGACACCCCTGATGTTTTGATTGAATCCGGTAGCGCCACGTATGAAATTCTGAGTTGGCAACCCAACCGCCGGGAGCTTGTCGTCAATGCCCAAGCGCCGGTAAAGGTGCGCCTGAAAACTTATAATTCTTACGGCTGGACTGCGCGGTTAGATGGGCAAGGCGTGCCGATTTCAAGTGACCTGAATGGTATCCAACTCATAGAGGTTCCGCCGGGTGTACATCAACTCG
This genomic window from Acidobacteriota bacterium contains:
- a CDS encoding glycosyltransferase family 2 protein encodes the protein MPHRPLPIPNCSEPHQPCRSSIIIVSFNAREKLARCLDSIVKNLTNDTEVIVVDNASWESNAEMVESAYPAVALIRSETNLGFATGCNLGVRQARGKYLVFLNPDTLVENNWLENLIRPFEEKSEVGIITPKILLSDRPDTINACGTAVHLTGLSLCRGLGLPRQRYDGFGEVGAISGAAFAIRRELFERLGGFDEDMFLYMEDIDLSLRARLTGWQTYYTPDCTIFHDYELRVTPLKVFWQERNRYLMLLKIFKWRTLILLLPVYLLAEMITWSFVFIHDRQHLMNKLNAYGWVIRNWSTILGKRATTQSLRAVTDRELLKAMTDQLDFGQASSGIVARLAKLIFTPIFYLLRKFILAIVWW
- a CDS encoding glycosyltransferase family 2 protein; translation: MYKDHRIAIVIPAYNEAHYIGQVIRSLPDFVDHIIVVDDASKDDTYEAAKAIADQRLMVLQSSENQGVGGATITGYRKAVELQCAIIVKMDGDGQMPPEYLPILLDPLIEQNYDYAKGNRFLFAESLTFMPKHRLLGNVALTFLTKLASGYWQVFDPQNGYTAIKAEALRTINLDAVHQRFFFENDMLVHLNFFRKRVIDVAIPAHYGEEVSDLNPFKIGLTFPFLLIRRFFYRVYQKYVLRDFSPIALFLFLGLLLFAWGTVFGLYLWVETMLTNRLTPTGTIMLALLPLILGFQLLLQAIVLDINETPK
- a CDS encoding bifunctional glycosyltransferase/class I SAM-dependent methyltransferase, translated to MQSKPKRIGIFVIAYNAVNKLDWTLDRIPKEVWNKVEEVFLFDDCSTDNTYYAAIGYKQARQLDKLTVHRNAQNLRYGGNQKAGYQYAIARGLDIVVMLHADGQYAPEVLNNLLEPLETDDADMVFGSRMAAGGDPLAGGMPLYKFVGNKILTFFENRIVGMNLSEFHSGYRLYSCEALKRIPFMLNSNEWHFDTDILIQFKEAGLRIAERPIPTYYGDEICYVNGMGYAFNCIKSALKYRFHKAGMLHEPKYDIAKDRYVYKSVDPYSSHAQIIKWVEQTRPAEVLEIGTATGYLSAEMTKLGCRVTGIEQDAQMAELAAEHCDNLLVGDVETMDFSDLESYDAIIFGDVLEHLRDPRAVLEKLSGKLKPGGKILMSLPNIANIWVRLNLLFGHFNYRSVGILNESHLRFFTWKTAKQLVADSGLDIVTTSVTPIPLPILLPVTSKGRGFSFLHLLNWGVTKLRKTLFGYQFILICQPKS
- a CDS encoding 6-pyruvoyl-tetrahydropterin synthase-related protein: MEESSELTSPASIQIQRIFKRIPFNWLLVMVLLVVGTVIVAPFYFSRTAPGGNNQPVRVVPNTHDMAQHLAIMEQFDKVLRSGTLYPRWLPDVNNGYGLAWTNFYSPAFYYSTSVVNAALNNWLDSILVISVLSFLASGFAFYILARQFYGQVASATAALFYLILPYHTIDLYWRGALPELQGFILVPLITYFAYKAGSRGKLQDYAGLGLCQGIYYMTHFPVAYLMTYTIAFYGLIWAISKRDWRITFRIALGMFLALILSAIYWLPAVVESRYVQEHFTTIFPYHNSYITLLPAADRFGELINQCFAVQALALLIAIAILRFVAPRASQSISQATREFETSGQFQTRLWVIVGVATTFMVTSLSIYLSKLIPKIEAVSFAMRWMVITSFFTALVVCAAIDRLCKHRDFAIVTLWAGRIAVVLVIGLNLWITTRHIIREAVLHQPLQPPLIHYEPAFIPKGATNPRELPDTPDVLIESGSATYEILSWQPNRRELVVNAQAPVKVRLKTYNSYGWTARLDGQGVPISSDLNGIQLIEVPPGVHQLEVAFTTTPPRLIGAILFGLGLLTIIGLTVLSRRQPGQNQINAGEGIASPGVDVESPLNELSRIDAEKIHSQESVKPVASAITLNKVIIIIAIAATILLLFFLPRFFSTPENPTAPVTSEALTLGAETRLRIPRGDWVWVATTDQALNELMNALPANDTARIEMLVQSGQVLRVANHTKVRILEFDAAKTRIRILEGDHLTQEGWVPERWLGN